Proteins encoded by one window of Clostridium perfringens:
- a CDS encoding coiled-coil domain-containing protein, whose translation MNKFTSFLKKRKAFVIVALIGMIFGFTVFGTPQKDINKLKAEKTTVLAKIDSSKEELSTLNKDIGDLKEKINQLNDEKQKQEQLLKDTTAKVELKQKEEAEKQRQAEIEKQKQEEANSISQSSSNNSSKKSTSNNSSNAKSNSYNSDNPQPSKPVGEMVYITATGKKYHRKNKCGNTNPARTSYIPLSEAESMGYSPCSKCY comes from the coding sequence ATGAATAAATTCACATCATTTTTAAAGAAAAGAAAAGCTTTTGTTATAGTAGCTTTAATTGGTATGATTTTTGGTTTTACTGTTTTTGGTACACCTCAAAAAGATATTAATAAATTAAAAGCTGAAAAAACTACTGTATTAGCAAAAATAGATAGCTCCAAAGAAGAACTATCTACTTTGAATAAAGATATAGGTGATTTGAAGGAAAAAATAAATCAACTTAATGATGAAAAACAAAAACAGGAACAACTTTTAAAAGATACCACAGCCAAAGTAGAACTAAAACAAAAAGAAGAAGCTGAAAAACAAAGACAAGCTGAGATTGAAAAACAAAAACAAGAAGAAGCAAATAGTATTAGTCAAAGTTCTTCAAATAATTCTAGTAAAAAATCTACTAGTAATAACTCATCTAACGCTAAATCAAACTCATATAATTCTGATAATCCACAGCCTTCTAAACCAGTTGGTGAGATGGTGTACATAACTGCAACAGGTAAAAAATATCATCGTAAAAATAAATGTGGTAATACAAACCCAGCTAGGACAAGTTATATTCCACTATCAGAGGCAGAATCTATGGGATACTCCCCTTGTTCAAAATGTTATTAA
- a CDS encoding CPBP family glutamic-type intramembrane protease produces the protein MEKTKECKNLLLKEILMDFLFVISMVALILLIDIVLGQLIDIYIKLGGKFIGSNVINESVSVRIIFASIVGPIIESFLIIGLINLSKKIIKSKFKYSLLVALIFALLHYYSLIYIFCVIPSAIIMVFSYTYYKPKKLSSFWILTLIHMINNFIITMS, from the coding sequence ATGGAAAAAACAAAAGAATGTAAGAACTTATTATTAAAAGAAATACTAATGGATTTTTTATTTGTTATCTCTATGGTTGCACTTATATTATTAATTGATATTGTTTTAGGACAATTAATAGATATATATATTAAATTAGGTGGAAAATTTATTGGAAGCAATGTAATTAATGAGAGTGTTAGTGTAAGAATTATTTTTGCTAGTATAGTAGGACCCATAATAGAGTCATTTTTAATAATTGGATTAATAAATTTAAGCAAAAAAATTATTAAAAGCAAATTTAAATATTCATTATTAGTTGCACTAATATTTGCTTTATTGCATTACTACAGTCTAATATATATTTTTTGTGTGATACCTAGTGCAATAATAATGGTATTTTCTTATACATATTATAAACCTAAAAAATTATCTTCATTTTGGATTTTAACTTTAATACACATGATAAATAATTTTATAATTACTATGAGTTAA
- a CDS encoding DUF5412 family protein, which produces MEERENKYLKNKNFNFRLGVYIIVTLIFLGVATFKITSSIREFNDRFKVSEELLGETVSSDGKYKVEAYLINGGATVDWSVKCYLREGDIKKEIYRDYHINEANMIWIDNDTISINNHNIDLPNGKYDFRDE; this is translated from the coding sequence ATGGAGGAAAGAGAGAATAAATATTTAAAGAATAAGAATTTTAACTTTAGATTAGGAGTTTATATTATTGTAACTTTAATATTTTTAGGTGTAGCTACTTTTAAAATAACATCATCAATAAGAGAGTTTAATGATAGGTTTAAAGTAAGTGAAGAGCTTTTAGGAGAAACAGTATCTAGTGACGGAAAGTATAAGGTTGAAGCTTATCTTATTAATGGAGGCGCTACGGTAGATTGGTCAGTTAAATGTTATTTAAGGGAAGGAGATATTAAAAAAGAGATATATAGGGATTATCATATAAATGAGGCAAATATGATTTGGATTGATAATGATACTATTTCAATAAACAATCATAATATAGACTTACCAAATGGTAAATATGATTTTAGAGATGAATAA
- the rbr gene encoding rubrerythrin: MGKHLATTIRVAIEKDNPSICRDEEKCIKCGSCKNICTDYIGVNGHYSLEKTNDTAVCINCGQCANVCPTSSITEVFDYKKVQDAISYKDKIVIVSTSPAVRVSLGEEFNMNDGSFVQGKMIALLRKLGFDYVLDTNFAADMTIVEEASELVERITKNNKPLPQFTSCCPAWVKYAETFHQEILDHISTSKSPIGMQGPTIKTYFAKKMGIDPSKIVNVALTPCTAKKFEIKREEMNASGRYYGIENMRDMDYVITTREVAIWAKEKGIDFNSLEDSNFDKLMGEASGAGVIFANTGGVMEAALRTAYKYITKEDPPKDFYDLESVRGMEGVREASFKINDLEINIAVIYGTENASKFISKMKNEDKKYHFIEVMTCPGGCIGGGGQPKDKKFEGDKLREKRIDGLYKRDSNMKLRVSYENEEIKKLYEEFYEKPLSNLAEEMLHTTYFDRSKDLGGEKMSESVKYRCTVCGYIQEGELPEGFICPVCKSPASAFVKVEEKSEVDDKDSNKSESSSESSNKYKGTKTEKNLMDALAGESIARNKYTFFAEVAKNEGYEQIYELFLKTAGNEREHAKLWFKELGYLGDTKENLLHGAEGEHYEWSDMYARFAKEAEEEGFFDLAEKFVEVAKIEKSHEDRYRKLLNNIKMKKVFEKSEETMWECLNCGYLVIGRKAPEVCPVCNYAKGFFEVRAENY, encoded by the coding sequence ATGGGTAAACACTTAGCTACAACTATACGTGTAGCTATTGAGAAGGATAATCCATCTATTTGTAGAGATGAAGAGAAATGTATAAAATGTGGTTCATGTAAAAATATATGTACAGATTATATAGGTGTAAATGGTCATTATTCTTTGGAAAAAACTAATGATACTGCTGTTTGTATTAATTGTGGTCAATGTGCGAATGTATGCCCTACATCTAGTATTACAGAGGTTTTTGATTATAAAAAGGTACAAGATGCAATAAGTTATAAAGATAAAATAGTCATAGTTTCTACGTCGCCTGCTGTTAGAGTATCTTTAGGTGAAGAATTTAATATGAATGATGGAAGTTTTGTCCAAGGTAAAATGATAGCATTACTTCGTAAGTTAGGTTTTGATTATGTTCTTGATACTAATTTTGCTGCTGATATGACTATAGTTGAGGAGGCCAGTGAATTAGTGGAGCGTATAACTAAAAATAATAAACCTCTACCTCAATTTACTAGTTGCTGTCCTGCCTGGGTAAAATATGCTGAAACCTTTCATCAAGAAATATTAGATCATATTTCAACTTCAAAGAGTCCTATAGGAATGCAAGGGCCTACAATAAAGACTTATTTTGCAAAGAAGATGGGAATTGATCCTTCTAAGATTGTAAATGTAGCCTTAACGCCATGTACAGCTAAAAAGTTTGAAATAAAAAGAGAAGAAATGAATGCATCAGGTAGATATTATGGCATAGAAAATATGCGTGATATGGACTATGTTATAACAACTAGGGAAGTAGCTATTTGGGCTAAAGAAAAAGGAATTGATTTTAATTCTTTAGAGGATAGTAACTTTGATAAATTAATGGGAGAAGCTTCAGGGGCTGGTGTTATATTTGCTAATACAGGTGGAGTTATGGAGGCTGCTTTAAGAACAGCATACAAATATATCACTAAAGAAGATCCGCCTAAAGATTTTTATGATTTAGAGTCTGTAAGAGGTATGGAAGGTGTTCGTGAAGCTAGTTTCAAAATAAATGACTTAGAAATAAACATAGCTGTTATTTATGGAACTGAAAATGCTTCAAAGTTTATTTCAAAGATGAAAAATGAAGATAAGAAATATCACTTTATTGAGGTTATGACTTGTCCAGGCGGATGCATAGGTGGAGGTGGACAACCTAAAGATAAAAAATTTGAAGGTGATAAGCTTAGAGAAAAACGTATAGATGGGTTATATAAAAGAGATTCAAACATGAAATTAAGAGTTAGCTATGAAAATGAAGAGATTAAAAAGTTATATGAGGAGTTTTATGAAAAACCTTTAAGCAATCTTGCTGAGGAAATGTTACATACAACTTATTTTGATAGAAGTAAAGATTTAGGAGGAGAAAAAATGAGTGAATCAGTAAAATATCGTTGTACAGTTTGTGGATATATACAAGAAGGAGAATTACCAGAAGGATTTATATGTCCAGTTTGCAAGAGTCCAGCTTCAGCCTTTGTAAAAGTTGAAGAGAAATCAGAGGTAGATGATAAAGATTCTAACAAATCAGAATCATCTAGTGAAAGTAGTAATAAATATAAAGGAACAAAAACAGAAAAGAATTTAATGGATGCATTAGCTGGGGAGTCCATAGCTAGAAATAAATATACATTCTTTGCAGAGGTAGCTAAGAATGAAGGATATGAACAAATATATGAACTATTCTTAAAAACAGCTGGCAATGAAAGAGAACATGCTAAACTATGGTTTAAGGAGTTAGGATATTTAGGAGATACTAAAGAAAATTTATTACATGGGGCAGAAGGAGAGCATTATGAATGGTCAGATATGTATGCTAGATTTGCAAAAGAGGCTGAAGAAGAGGGATTTTTTGATTTAGCAGAAAAATTTGTAGAGGTTGCTAAAATAGAAAAATCTCATGAAGATAGGTATAGAAAGCTTTTAAACAATATAAAGATGAAAAAGGTATTTGAAAAATCAGAAGAAACTATGTGGGAATGCTTAAATTGTGGATATCTTGTTATTGGTAGAAAGGCTCCAGAGGTTTGCCCAGTATGTAATTATGCCAAAGGATTTTTTGAAGTAAGAGCTGAAAATTATTAA
- a CDS encoding ABC transporter substrate-binding protein — protein MIKRKKALSLILSGIVCSSLILTGCGNSKEEESKETVNLTWYVIGDEPADNDIVEEEVNKYLKDKINATVDIKHIPFGDYTKKMSVISNSGEPYDLAFTCSWAFPYLEYARKGAFLELNDLLDTEGAPLKKEINKELWKGAEIDGKIYAVPNQKEIALAPMWVFDKELVEKYNIPYENIHSVNDLEPWLKLVKEKEPDFIPFYTQGDSIPLDFDDIVNPLGIFYNDKSLTVTNKFESKEMKDMLLKLREYYEAGYINQDAAVTDMKPEVKRFVWKADGQPYAENIWGKSLGREVVTSSIIPPYITNNSTTGAMTAISANSKHPKKAMELLTLVNTDTNLRNLLMFGIEGKHYEKINDKQIKKFDGKKYDVVSWAYGNLLGTYVSENDPIDKWEAFEKFNNSAKVSPILGFKFNSENVSNQISAINNVLQEFERALYTGSIDPEVGLNDLNKKLNDSGINEVKDEIQKQLNEWKAKNN, from the coding sequence ATGATAAAAAGAAAAAAAGCATTGTCACTGATTTTAAGTGGTATTGTATGTTCATCTTTAATACTTACAGGCTGTGGAAATAGCAAAGAAGAGGAAAGTAAGGAAACTGTTAATTTAACTTGGTATGTTATAGGTGATGAGCCAGCTGATAATGACATTGTTGAAGAAGAAGTAAATAAATATTTAAAAGATAAAATAAATGCTACAGTAGATATAAAACATATACCTTTTGGGGATTATACTAAGAAAATGAGTGTTATTAGTAATTCAGGGGAACCTTATGATCTTGCCTTTACATGTTCTTGGGCATTTCCTTATTTAGAATATGCTAGAAAAGGAGCTTTTTTAGAGTTAAATGATTTATTAGATACAGAAGGAGCACCATTAAAGAAAGAAATAAACAAAGAGTTATGGAAGGGTGCAGAGATAGATGGTAAAATATATGCTGTTCCAAATCAAAAAGAAATAGCATTAGCACCTATGTGGGTATTTGATAAAGAGCTTGTTGAAAAGTATAATATTCCTTATGAAAATATACATTCAGTAAACGATTTAGAACCTTGGTTAAAATTAGTAAAAGAAAAAGAACCAGATTTTATTCCATTTTATACTCAAGGAGATTCAATTCCTTTAGACTTTGATGATATAGTAAATCCATTAGGCATATTCTATAATGATAAGAGTTTAACAGTAACAAATAAATTTGAATCAAAAGAAATGAAGGATATGTTATTAAAATTAAGAGAATATTATGAAGCTGGATACATAAATCAAGATGCAGCAGTAACTGATATGAAACCAGAAGTAAAAAGATTTGTATGGAAAGCAGATGGACAACCATATGCTGAAAATATATGGGGAAAATCTTTAGGTAGGGAAGTAGTAACTTCATCAATAATACCACCATATATAACTAATAATTCAACAACTGGTGCAATGACTGCAATTTCTGCTAACTCTAAACATCCTAAGAAGGCAATGGAGTTATTGACTTTAGTAAATACTGATACAAATTTAAGAAACTTATTGATGTTTGGAATAGAAGGAAAACATTATGAAAAAATAAATGACAAGCAAATAAAGAAATTTGATGGTAAGAAATATGATGTTGTTAGCTGGGCATATGGAAACTTACTTGGTACTTATGTTTCAGAAAATGACCCTATAGATAAGTGGGAGGCTTTTGAAAAATTCAATAATTCAGCTAAGGTTTCTCCAATATTAGGATTTAAATTTAATTCCGAAAACGTTTCAAATCAAATTTCGGCTATAAATAATGTTTTACAGGAATTTGAAAGAGCATTATATACAGGTTCAATAGATCCTGAAGTTGGACTAAATGATTTAAATAAGAAATTAAATGATTCAGGTATAAATGAAGTTAAAGATGAAATACAAAAACAATTAAATGAATGGAAAGCAAAAAATAATTAG